The Macrobrachium nipponense isolate FS-2020 chromosome 8, ASM1510439v2, whole genome shotgun sequence nucleotide sequence AGTAATTACCATTAAATATTTCAGAGACGAGAGAAATTTGAATAACAAAGTGACTTTTGAGGTACGTTTTACACCTCCCCAacttcccacccacctcccctaccCCCCAAAAGGTGATGTCAGTCTTTAGTATACTGACAGCTGATATTTCGatgaaatctaaaaaaataaataataaaataattcctCCGTCTTGCTTCTTAATGAGCCTATTTGATTATCATCTTAACCCTTTGTGCATATCGTATGTATGGTGGGTTTGTACTGTACAAAGATGATGTTAACGCTTCCTGGAAATAATTGCCTGAAAATAAAATCCAGGAACCACCATGGCCAGCAGGCCTCCATCAATTTGGGCACTGAAGTGTCACAAGTTGGATTATATAACCTGTCGGAAGGAGAATTAGGCTCAGTCTAACTTCAGCGTTCGTTCTTAACGAAGGTTAGTGCTACCTTGCTTTCCAAAGTTATAGGATAGACCATCAGAACATTCCTTTATtaagagaaagatagagaaaggCAGTGCCAAGTGTATATTGGACATGATATTTCCCATAACTTGTTTGTCTTACTTATACAATGCAATGTTTGTTTTAATACATGTACTACTCGTTTAGTCTAAACAACTACATGCAGAATAACTGCGtgatattttgagatataaatttttctttctttgcagcTACGTCTAATTTTGTAAATGCGCACAATTCgtccatattttctgttcaattttgttttattattattagtgaacaCATGGTAAAGAGAGATTGCATTTATGTTAATATACCTTTTATTCTCTTCATTTCGTCGTTTCAACGCATGAAGTCTATAAAACCACCGGTATCAAAACCATTGTTAAGAGTGCTAGGCCCATGTGGTCCGGAAGtggtcaatgttttttttttctttctttcttttcaaagaaGCCACTGACTGTAAATATTACGCTTAGTGCCTGTTGCCCTATCTGATTAAAATGTAGCCACAGCCATTTCTTCACTTGACTTAGCTACGTAAATCGCGGATTTTCGTATTCAGATCCAATCAACGTGGCTCTGaaattgaccaaaaaaaaaaaaaaaaaaaatcgaaccaTGGAATAGAATTTGCTTACCATCACACACTCGTGCCATTCTAAATGAAGTACAGTTACCAAGATGAATctagttttttgaaaaaaaaatccgtagATATTAAGGGAAGATAGAATGTAAGTTAGGATTGCAGACGTGTTGCAGAACGATAGTTAACTATGATACTCAGTACAATATGTCATTTATCCATGTAACTTGTTTTATCTACTCCCTAAAGAATTCCTTTTTATagtatttcataaattttatttgtttagtcttaaaaaaaggaaagatgaaACTTTTGCTGGCTGCAGTGATCTTGGGTTCGGTCTACACCAGAGGAGGTTCAGCTCACCAACTCAAGTGGGGAAACTGTAAAAAGTTTGACCCGATAATGCCTAACTTCGATCCCGTGAAGGTACGTTGTAAAATATCATAGAATTAAAAAGATAGGGTTAATGTTAAAGTACAGAAAGAGATGGGTCATAGACTCTACATCATTTTTACTTAAGCTAAAATGTGTTAACATTAGGTCCTCAGCATGTATTTTATCTGGGTAATCTAGCCATAGCATATTATCAgtgtaatacataaataaatatttcattccaAGGTGCATTGGAACTAATTAGGCAATCAGTGCACCCACATCTGCTGGTATCAGTTGACGGAAGCTTTTTGTCATTTTGTACTTCATTCATTGGCCGCTTTTAATGTCTGCCAaagtgaaaatagtaatattttatGGTAGATAACCATACCCCTCTCATCTCCGAGCAGTTCAGTGGCACATGGTACGTCATCAAGAAATTGGTCACAACCAGCCCCTGCATGATGGCTAAATTTGACAAGAAAGAGGGAGACATGCTCACGATCCAAGAGATCAGGACGCCCGCCCTCACCCAGATGGGTCCTCTAGATATGACGGTTACGAACGTTGGCAAACTTAAAATGGGCTCCCCAGAAAAGGCTAGCATGAAACTCGAGTGGGATGGTAGTAAgtatttttcaggttttttttcaaaatatatgtgtatatgacttTTTATTCTTACATACTTTAAGATAGAAAAAATACGTCGTGTTCTTAGCTGTAGTAGCAACATTACAATTTTCTATAAATTTAGTAACACGTGATGATAATTctcaaatttgttttatttactatgTTTTGCTCTGAAGTCAAATTAGGCTGTTACCTTTAAATACCTGACCATATAAGCACATTGCGAATAACACGGTTGGTGGTTCAGTTATCGAGAAAATTATATTCTGGCGAAATCAGtggccttttagttttctgtaaaagaaaactattgagatggctttttcagtccgccctcggatcttaaaaactactgaggctagagggctgcatactGGTATGTGTTGATTATTCACCCTCCTTTCAGCCgacaccaaactgcagccctttggccttagtagttttgatcttatttaaggttaaaattaatcataatcgtacttctggcaccgCTGTAGGCCACCACttgaccgtggctgagtttcatggtcatagctgaaagtttcatacagcattataaactgtccagaaaactcgattgcattttttacttttttcttttgcattcgtTCTGTTATCAGAGTTTCCTTCCTTCAGATTTCATGAACATGTTCTTCGATACATTTTACGCTATTCTGGACACGGACTACGTGAACTACGCCTTGGACATTGAATGTCAGTCTATGACCATCTTCCACCGTCTCTCGGCCACCATCTACGGTCGCACACCTATGCTTCCTCAGGAAACAATGAAAATGGTAGGTCATCCGGATTTAACAGTAATTATAATTACCGTTAGCAATAATAGT carries:
- the LOC135222926 gene encoding apolipoprotein D-like; translated protein: MKLLLAAVILGSVYTRGGSAHQLKWGNCKKFDPIMPNFDPVKFSGTWYVIKKLVTTSPCMMAKFDKKEGDMLTIQEIRTPALTQMGPLDMTVTNVGKLKMGSPEKASMKLEWDGNFMNMFFDTFYAILDTDYVNYALDIECQSMTIFHRLSATIYGRTPMLPQETMKMLEERLRDRGINLDRMSPIDHSKCVPYHSNDYNIKIDEHGLSLTDLMYDKKLQELNTIDQIGEFAREHVPRPVVGH